A genomic region of Bacteroidales bacterium contains the following coding sequences:
- a CDS encoding 2-C-methyl-D-erythritol 4-phosphate cytidylyltransferase: MKNAAIIVAGGMGKRMNNALPKQFLQLKGKPILFYTMEHFYNYDSNIEIILVLPEPYFALWKELLYQYSFTIPHKLVYGGQTRYHSVKNGLSAIDDAHFIAIHDGVRPFITPAFIAKLFDEAQEFGSSVPVIPVNETVRRITSTESKVLNRNEIFLVQTPQVFKTKWLEKAYEQPYDEFITDDAMLVEKANYSIYFSEGLKNNIKITTPDDLDLAEKLML; encoded by the coding sequence ATGAAAAATGCCGCAATTATTGTTGCCGGTGGAATGGGCAAACGAATGAATAATGCACTTCCTAAACAGTTTTTACAACTGAAAGGAAAACCTATTTTATTTTATACAATGGAGCATTTTTATAACTATGATTCAAATATTGAAATAATACTTGTATTACCTGAGCCATATTTTGCACTTTGGAAAGAGTTGTTATATCAATATTCGTTTACAATTCCACATAAGTTGGTTTATGGAGGTCAAACTCGTTATCATTCTGTTAAAAATGGCCTTAGTGCAATAGACGATGCACATTTTATAGCCATTCACGATGGAGTTCGTCCGTTTATTACTCCAGCCTTTATTGCTAAATTATTTGATGAGGCACAAGAATTTGGTTCATCGGTACCCGTTATTCCTGTAAACGAAACGGTTCGAAGAATTACTTCTACTGAAAGTAAGGTGTTAAATCGCAATGAAATATTTTTGGTTCAAACACCTCAAGTTTTTAAGACGAAATGGTTGGAAAAAGCTTACGAGCAGCCCTACGATGAATTTATAACCGACGATGCAATGTTAGTTGAAAAAGCAAATTATTCAATTTATTTTTCTGAAGGACTTAAGAATAATATTAAAATTACAACTCCCGACGATTTAGATTTAGCTGAAAAGTTGATGCTCTGA
- a CDS encoding ribose-phosphate pyrophosphokinase: protein MLKAPIKFFAGRESKYIGEQIAKKFGVELGKSSVTVFSDGEFQPSFEETVRGCSVFLIQSTFPPVDNLMELLLMADAAKRASAYKVIAVIPYFGWARQDRKDKPRVSIGAKLVADLLMKSGIDRVMTMDLHADQIQGFFNIPVDHIYASAIFVPYLKSLNLENLVVAAPDMGGSKRANAYSRFLGCDMVICYKLRKQANQVDHISMIGDVKDKNVIILDDMVDTAGTITIASEMMMNKGAKSIRVIATHPVLSGKAYERIENSPISELIVTDSIPLKQQSSKIKVLTIADLFADVIKKVYNYESISPTFIV from the coding sequence ATGTTAAAAGCTCCAATTAAGTTTTTTGCAGGAAGAGAATCCAAATACATAGGCGAACAAATTGCTAAAAAATTTGGTGTTGAACTTGGAAAATCTTCTGTAACTGTTTTTAGCGATGGCGAATTTCAGCCATCATTTGAAGAAACTGTTAGAGGTTGTAGTGTTTTTCTGATTCAGAGTACTTTTCCGCCGGTTGATAATTTAATGGAATTATTACTTATGGCTGATGCCGCCAAACGAGCTTCTGCCTATAAAGTAATTGCTGTTATTCCATATTTTGGATGGGCACGTCAAGATCGAAAAGACAAACCTCGTGTTTCTATCGGAGCTAAATTAGTCGCTGATTTGTTAATGAAATCGGGAATCGATCGTGTTATGACAATGGACCTCCATGCCGATCAAATTCAAGGTTTTTTTAATATTCCCGTAGATCATATTTATGCTTCTGCTATTTTTGTCCCATATTTAAAATCGCTCAACCTAGAAAACCTTGTGGTAGCAGCACCTGATATGGGAGGCTCTAAACGTGCCAACGCTTATTCGCGATTTTTAGGATGCGATATGGTAATTTGCTATAAATTACGAAAACAAGCCAATCAGGTCGATCATATTTCTATGATTGGCGACGTAAAAGATAAAAATGTAATTATTCTCGACGATATGGTTGATACTGCCGGAACCATTACTATTGCCTCTGAAATGATGATGAACAAAGGAGCTAAAAGCATACGTGTTATTGCTACACACCCGGTATTGTCTGGCAAAGCATACGAACGTATCGAAAATTCACCCATTTCTGAACTTATCGTTACTGACTCTATTCCGCTCAAACAACAATCTAGCAAAATAAAAGTACTTACCATTGCCGACCTTTTTGCAGACGTTATAAAAAAAGTTTATAATTACGAATCGATAAGCCCTACATTTATTGTATAA
- a CDS encoding insulinase family protein: protein MNYQTYQAANGIRFIHIHSERVAAHCIVMINAGTRDELPNEHGMAHFLEHVMFKGTHKRSSYQIINRIEEVGGDLDAFTTKEDTCVYATFLPTYFERAIELLSDIIFNSSFPQKQLEREKEVIKDEINSYKDSPAELIYDDFEELIFDGHSLGRNILGTAESLKNFNTSSIQEFRQRTYNTDQMVVCVAGNISFSKALKYFEKYFSHISPNVRKWKREPFNLFLPQQKTIEKNTFQAHCMLGTLAYSFNHDKRLTLHLLNNILGGSGSNSRLNMALRERNGLVYFIESAYNTYFDSGVAYIYFGTDKEKLDKALNLVLNELKKIREVPLSTRQLNIAKNQFFGQLALSFDNQESLAMNLTKSFMVFNKIDDLPTIHQEIMKITTDDILQVANEIYAENKLTLLKYI from the coding sequence ATGAATTATCAAACCTACCAAGCGGCTAACGGTATACGTTTTATACATATTCATAGTGAAAGAGTGGCTGCTCATTGTATTGTTATGATAAATGCAGGTACTCGCGACGAACTACCTAACGAACATGGAATGGCTCATTTTCTCGAACATGTTATGTTTAAAGGAACGCATAAACGTAGCTCTTATCAAATTATAAACAGAATAGAGGAAGTTGGGGGCGATTTAGATGCCTTTACCACAAAAGAAGATACTTGTGTTTATGCTACCTTTTTGCCTACCTATTTTGAGCGTGCTATTGAATTATTAAGCGACATTATTTTTAATTCTTCGTTTCCGCAAAAACAACTTGAACGCGAAAAAGAAGTCATTAAAGATGAAATTAATTCATACAAAGATTCTCCAGCTGAACTGATATATGACGATTTTGAAGAACTAATTTTTGATGGACATTCTTTAGGAAGAAATATACTTGGTACTGCTGAAAGCCTCAAGAATTTTAATACTTCGTCTATTCAAGAATTTCGTCAACGAACCTATAATACCGACCAAATGGTAGTATGCGTTGCCGGTAATATCTCATTTTCTAAGGCATTAAAATATTTTGAAAAATATTTTTCTCACATATCGCCTAATGTCCGAAAATGGAAAAGAGAACCTTTTAATCTTTTTTTACCGCAACAAAAAACAATCGAAAAAAATACTTTTCAGGCTCATTGCATGTTAGGTACTTTGGCTTATTCTTTTAATCATGATAAACGTTTAACACTTCATTTGTTAAATAATATTTTAGGGGGTAGCGGTTCTAATAGTCGTCTCAATATGGCACTACGCGAACGAAATGGTTTGGTTTATTTTATAGAATCAGCTTATAACACGTATTTTGATTCGGGAGTTGCTTATATTTATTTTGGTACGGATAAAGAAAAACTCGATAAAGCCCTGAATTTAGTACTAAATGAATTAAAAAAAATAAGAGAAGTTCCTCTTTCAACCCGACAACTCAATATAGCTAAGAATCAGTTTTTTGGTCAATTAGCCCTTTCTTTCGACAACCAAGAAAGCTTGGCTATGAATTTAACTAAGAGCTTTATGGTTTTTAACAAAATAGACGATTTGCCAACGATTCATCAAGAAATTATGAAAATAACAACCGATGATATTTTGCAAGTGGCAAACGAAATATATGCAGAAAATAAGTTAACCTTACTCAAATATATATAA
- a CDS encoding class I SAM-dependent methyltransferase, whose amino-acid sequence MYKMESIEKYVLEHTADENELLKELYRETHVKIYHPRMLSGHLQGKILKMLSHMIAPYRILEIGTYTGYSALCLAEGLLPGGLLHTIEINDELEEFIRLYINRSPHASKIKLHIGNAINIIPSLDDTFDLVFIDGDKREYLAYYHAVFNKVRQGGFIIADNVLWNGKVLNPNENDEFTKSIREFNDYVHYDTRVENVMLPVRDGMMILRKI is encoded by the coding sequence ATATATAAAATGGAATCAATAGAGAAATATGTGCTCGAACATACAGCAGACGAAAATGAGCTATTAAAAGAATTATATCGCGAAACACATGTAAAAATTTATCATCCTCGCATGTTATCTGGGCATTTACAAGGCAAAATACTCAAAATGTTGAGCCATATGATAGCTCCTTATCGCATACTCGAAATAGGAACTTATACGGGTTATTCGGCATTATGCCTTGCAGAAGGATTATTGCCTGGTGGTTTGCTTCACACTATTGAAATAAACGACGAACTCGAAGAGTTTATTCGTTTATATATCAATCGCTCTCCTCATGCATCGAAAATTAAACTTCATATCGGTAATGCAATTAACATCATTCCTTCATTAGACGATACGTTCGACCTAGTATTTATTGATGGCGACAAACGCGAATATTTAGCCTATTATCATGCTGTTTTTAATAAAGTACGCCAAGGTGGGTTTATTATAGCCGATAATGTTTTATGGAATGGTAAAGTGTTAAATCCTAACGAGAATGATGAATTTACCAAATCTATTCGGGAATTTAATGATTATGTTCATTACGATACCCGTGTAGAAAATGTAATGCTACCAGTACGCGATGGCATGATGATACTTCGTAAGATTTGA